A single Cellulomonas sp. SLBN-39 DNA region contains:
- the rsmH gene encoding 16S rRNA (cytosine(1402)-N(4))-methyltransferase RsmH, producing MEQHDDAAGRHTPVLLQRCLDLLAPALAAPGAVMVDSTLGMGGHTEGVLRAFEDVRVVGIDRDPQALALASRRLAVFGDRFTGVHAVYDEIRDVLDDLGIASVQGVLMDLGVSSLQLDEAERGFAYAQDAPLDMRMDPTRGPTAADVLNTYDERDIARVLRVYGEERFAPRIAREVVRRRAADPWRRTGELVDLVRACIPAATRKTGGHPAKRTFQALRIEVNGELAALERALPASVEALAVGGRIVVEAYQSLEDRLVKRALAAGATSSAPPDLPVEPETHTPYLRLLTRGAEEADEAELARNPRSQSVRLRAAERTRPTPDHLRTTRRAA from the coding sequence GTGGAGCAGCACGACGACGCGGCAGGCCGCCACACGCCCGTCCTGCTCCAGCGCTGCCTCGACCTGCTCGCCCCCGCGCTCGCCGCGCCCGGTGCCGTGATGGTGGACTCCACGCTCGGCATGGGCGGCCACACCGAGGGCGTGCTGCGCGCGTTCGAGGACGTGCGCGTCGTCGGGATCGACCGTGACCCGCAGGCCCTCGCGCTCGCGAGCCGGCGCCTGGCCGTCTTCGGCGACCGCTTCACTGGTGTGCACGCGGTGTACGACGAGATCCGGGACGTCCTCGACGACCTCGGCATCGCGTCGGTGCAGGGCGTGCTGATGGACCTCGGCGTCTCCTCCCTGCAGCTCGACGAGGCGGAGCGCGGGTTCGCCTACGCCCAGGACGCCCCGCTCGACATGCGGATGGACCCCACGCGCGGCCCGACCGCCGCCGACGTGCTCAACACCTACGACGAGCGCGACATCGCCCGCGTGCTACGGGTCTACGGCGAGGAGCGGTTCGCCCCGCGCATCGCCCGCGAGGTCGTGCGCCGTCGGGCCGCCGACCCGTGGCGGCGCACGGGCGAGCTCGTCGACCTCGTCCGCGCGTGCATCCCGGCGGCGACCCGCAAGACCGGCGGGCACCCCGCCAAGCGCACCTTCCAGGCGCTGCGGATCGAGGTCAACGGCGAGCTGGCCGCGCTCGAGCGGGCGCTGCCCGCGTCGGTCGAGGCGCTCGCCGTCGGCGGACGGATCGTCGTCGAGGCGTACCAGTCGCTCGAGGACCGCCTGGTCAAGCGCGCCCTGGCCGCCGGCGCGACCTCGAGCGCACCGCCCGACCTGCCCGTGGAGCCCGAGACCCACACCCCGTACCTGCGCCTGCTGACGCGGGGTGCCGAGGAGGCCGACGAGGCCGAGCTCGCGCGCAACCCCCGCTCGCAGTCCGTGCGCCTGCGGGCCGCCGAGCGCACCCGACCCACGCCCGACCACCTGCGAACGACCCGGAGGGCCGCATGA